GATCGCGAAGTACACGACGAACAGCGCCGAAGCCCCCCACAGCAGCCAGTGCACGTCCTTCGCCTTGCCGAGCACCGTCTTGATGAGCACGTAGGCGAGGAAGCCCGCGCCGATGCCGTTGGTGATCGAGTACGTGAACGGCATCACGGCGATCGTCAGGAACGCGGGGATGGCGATCTCGTACTTGTCCCAGTCGATGCTCTTGACCTGGGTCATCATCAGGAAGCCGACGGCGACGAGGGCCGGGGCGGCGGCCTGGAGCGGGACGATGGTGAGGACCGGGGTCAGGAACAGGGCGAGGGCGAACAGGCCGCCGGTGACGAGGTTGGAGAAGCCGGTGCGCGAGCCCTCGCCGACGCCGGCCGCGGACTCGATGTAGGAGGTCGCGGAGGACGAGGAGGCCGCGCCGCCGGCGACCGCCGCCGCGCCGTCGATGAGCAGCACACGACCGAGGTTCGGCACCTTGCCCTCCTCGTCCAGCAGACCCGCCTCCGCGCTGATGCCGACGACCGTGCCCATGGTGTCGAAGAAGTCGGACAGGACGAGCGTGAAGACCAGCAGGACGACCGTGATGGCGCTGGTCTCGCCGAACGCGCCGAACAGGCTGAAGTGACCGAGCAGCCCGAAGTCGGGGGTGTCGAGAAGCTTGTCGGGCCACGACGGGGTGGTCAGGCCCCAGGACTTGATGTCGGCGATCGAGTTGATGACGATGGCCAGCACCGTCATGGTCACAATGCTGATCAGGATCGCGCCCTTGACCTTGCGGGCGAACAGTCCGATGGTCAGCAGCACGCCGAGGCAGAAGACGAGGACCGGCCAGCCGCTGAGGCTGCCGGTGCCGCCGAGCTGCACGGGAACGGTCGTGTTCGCGGCGTCCGGGATACGGCTGACGAAGCCGGCGTCGACGAAGCCGATGAAGGCGATGAACAGACCGATGCCGACGCTGATCGCCTGCTTGAGCGACTGCGGGATGGCGTGCATGACGGCCTCGCGCAGACCGGTCGCCACCAGGACGCAGATCAGAAGACCTTCCAGAACAACGAGGCCCATCGCGTCGTCCCAGCTCATCAGCGGGGCGATCTGGAAGGCGACGACCGCGTTGAGGCCGAGGCCGGCGGCGAGCGCGAGGGGCAGGTTGCCGCCGACGCCCATGATGATCGTCATCACCGCGGCCACCAGGGCGGTGGCGGTGGTGAGTTGGACCGGGTCGAGGGTGTGGCCGAACTTGTCCTTGGCGCTGCCCAGGATGATGGGGTTCAGGACAAGGATGTAGGCCATGGTGAAGAACGTGGCGAAGCCGCCGCGTATCTCCCGGCCGAGGGTGGACCCCCGCTCGGAGATCTTGAAGAACCGGTCCACAGTTTCCACGTGCTGCTCCCTGCTACCTGAATGATCGTGTGCGGATGCTGGCTGGATTGTTCCTGCGTTGAACCGTCCTCAGGTTTTCGCCGTGTTACGGAATCGGGCCTCCGCGCAGCTCCCGGACGCCACATGATGTTCGAACCCCCGTACCAATCCAAGAGGTAGATCACTGCTACGCTTCCGGATCTCGTCCCAGGCCCTCCCCGGGACATCCCCAGGTCATTCACATGACACGCACAGCCGGCACCCCCGCCGGTGCAGAGCACCGCACCGAGAAGAGGTCACCCGTGGGCACAGTCGTGGACGACGAGGCCTCCGTGGAATTCCATGCCTTCTTCGACCGCCACTACGCCGAACTGGCCAGGCTCGCTCATCTGTTGACCGGTGAGGCGGACGCCGCAGACGACCTGGCCGCGGACGCGCTGCTGGCGCTGTGGAACCGCTGGGACCGGGTGCGCGCGGCCGACCATCCGGTGGCGTACGCCCGTGGCGTCGTCGCCAACCTGGCCCGCACCCGCATCCGCAGCGCCGTCCGCGAGCGCCGCAGGATCGCCCTGTTCTGGTCGCAGCGCGAGGAGAGCACGGAGAACCCGGACGTCGCGGGCGCGGTGGACGTCCAGTCGGCGCTGCGTAGACTCCCCTTCCGCAAAAGGGCCTGTGTGGTGCTCCGGCACGCGTTCGATCTCTCGGAGAAGGACACCGCGCTCGCGCTGGGGGTCTCGGTGGGTACGGTGAAGAGCCAGACCTCGAAGGGAATGGCCGAGTTGCAGAAGTTGCTCGGCGTCAAGGGATCTCCGCTTAAGGTGCGTGCGATGGCCCGCACCGGTGAGGCCGGAGGAAGGGACCGATGACGATGCGGCGGGACGTGCACGACGATCTGCGCTCCCGGCTGCACGAGGCGGCCGAGGCGTACGAACCCGACCGGGCGCGCATCCTGGCGCGGGTCGAGCGCGGCATGGCGGGCCAGGGACAGGGCCAGGACCGGACCGCCCACCGGGCGACCCGTACGCCCCTGTGGGGCTGGGCCCGGATCGTGGGCGCCACGGCCGCGGTCGCGAGCATGCTCGCGGT
This window of the Streptomyces sp. NBC_01275 genome carries:
- a CDS encoding NCS2 family permease — its product is METVDRFFKISERGSTLGREIRGGFATFFTMAYILVLNPIILGSAKDKFGHTLDPVQLTTATALVAAVMTIIMGVGGNLPLALAAGLGLNAVVAFQIAPLMSWDDAMGLVVLEGLLICVLVATGLREAVMHAIPQSLKQAISVGIGLFIAFIGFVDAGFVSRIPDAANTTVPVQLGGTGSLSGWPVLVFCLGVLLTIGLFARKVKGAILISIVTMTVLAIVINSIADIKSWGLTTPSWPDKLLDTPDFGLLGHFSLFGAFGETSAITVVLLVFTLVLSDFFDTMGTVVGISAEAGLLDEEGKVPNLGRVLLIDGAAAVAGGAASSSSATSYIESAAGVGEGSRTGFSNLVTGGLFALALFLTPVLTIVPLQAAAPALVAVGFLMMTQVKSIDWDKYEIAIPAFLTIAVMPFTYSITNGIGAGFLAYVLIKTVLGKAKDVHWLLWGASALFVVYFAIDPIEQILGTK
- a CDS encoding SigE family RNA polymerase sigma factor, with the translated sequence MGTVVDDEASVEFHAFFDRHYAELARLAHLLTGEADAADDLAADALLALWNRWDRVRAADHPVAYARGVVANLARTRIRSAVRERRRIALFWSQREESTENPDVAGAVDVQSALRRLPFRKRACVVLRHAFDLSEKDTALALGVSVGTVKSQTSKGMAELQKLLGVKGSPLKVRAMARTGEAGGRDR